The genomic interval ACCAGCGGACTCGCCAGGCACAGGTGCACGCAGGCGGCGGCCGAGACCGGCCCCAGCGGGTTGTGCGGGGCCAGGTACTGGTAGTGGGTCTCGGCCCAGCCGGCGATCTTGCGGGCCTCCGAGATTCCGCCGGCGATGCACAGATCCACCCGCACGTAGTCGATCAGGTCGCGCTCGATCAGCGGCTTGAATTCCCATTTGCTGGCCAACTCCTCGCCGCCCGCGATCGGGATGTTGGTGTGGCGCCGCACGTGCGCGTAGGCGTCCGGGTTTTCGGATCGGGCAGGGTCTTCAATGAAAAAGAGGTCCAGGCCCGAGAGGCGATCGGCCAATCGCACTGAATCGTGAGGGTCCAATCGGGTGTGGAAATCAACGCAGAGCTCGATATCGGGGCCTATCGCGGATCGCACCGCCTCGGCCCAGGACTGGGTCTGGCGCACGATGTGGCGAGGTTCGAAGATTCCGTTTGAGGCATCGGTTGTCGAAATCCGAACGAACTTGTAACCCTCCCCGACCGCGCGGCGCGCGTCGTCGGCGACCGCCTCGGGCGTGTCGCCGTTAACGTGCGCGTAGGCGACCACGCGTTCGCGGCATTTGCCGCCCAGGAGCTGGTAGACGGGCACGCCAAGTGACTTGCCGAGGATGTCCCAGAGCGCAATGTCGATCGCCGAAACGGTCGCCGAGACAATCTGGCCGGCCTTGAAGAAGCCGCCCCGGAAGAGCCGCTGCCAGAGGTGCTCTATCCGGCGCGGGTCCTGGCCGACCAGGACATCCCGGAAGTGCTCGAGGCAGCCGGCGATCGCCAGCTCCTTGCCGGTTATGCCCGACTCGCCGACCCCGGTGATCCCGGCGTCGGTTTCCACGACAACGAAGTTAAAGTTTCGCCCGCGTTCGGCGTGGTAGACGGGGACCGCGCGGACATCGGTGATCTGCATTAGAAACGGTGCTCCGGCACTGGGCGTTGTCGGGTTTTGGGCGGCATGCTTATTATTCTTGCGGCAGCGAATTGAGAGGGGTCGGACGCGGTAGCTAGCACCAGGACCAACGGTCCGCCGCCGCAGCGCGGTTCTCGCGACACGGTGCCGGTCCGATTGGGCCGCGCGATCCAGGTCGAGATCATCGACACCGTCACGCTGCGGCGGCGGCGCTCGCCCCAGTACACGCTGGTGATGGGGTTCCTGGCGATGACACTGTTCGCCGCGGCCCTGCTTGCATTGCCGTTCGCCTCCGCCGACGGTACCGCCACGCCTCTCTGGGACGCCCTCTTTACGGCCACCTCGGCGGTTGCCACCTGCGGACTGGTGGTCGTGGACACCGGCACCCACTGGAGCCAATTCGGCCGGATCGTGATCCTGCTGGCAATGCAGGCGGGCGGGCTCGGGTTCATGGCCGGCACGATCATCCTCTTCCAGGCGCTCGGGCGCCAGATCAGCCGTCATCAACGCCAGACCCTGCAGGAGCAGCTGGCGCTGCGGTTCTTCGGCGGAATGTCGCGCACCGCGCGGTACTTCCTCGCCTACACGCTGGTCCTGGAACTGATCGGATGGGTGCTCCTGGGCTGGCAATTCGCCAATTCGGACGGGCCCGGCAGCGCCGACCCGGTCTTCTACGGCCTCTTTCACGCGGTCAGTGCGTTCACCGGATCGGGGTTCGACTTGATGGGCGGCTATTCGTCGATGGCCGGTTTTGCCGCCACCCCGGTCTTCCTGGTGATCATGATGGCCCTGATCATCCCCGGCGACCTCGGTTTCCTGGCCGTGTTCGACGGATTGCGCAGCCGCTCCTGGCCGTATGCGCTGGAATGGCGATTCAAGCGGGCGGAAACCGGGTTGGTCAATTTCGCCTCCCGCACCGTCTGGCGGATCAACTCGGGAGCCCGCTGGATGCGCGCGCGCTTCGGCAGGCAGGCCGAAACCCTGTCGCCACCCGAGCCCGAACGCGCTCCAACCCGACCACGGCGTCCGCCCAACATGCGAATGGAGACCAAGCTGATCCTTGCCGGAAACGCAATCTGCTGGCCGCTGGCGGCGGTCGGATTTCTGATCCTGGAGTGGGGCAATCCCGACACCCTGGGAGCGCTTCCGGCGATCGACCGGGTATTCAACTCGGCGTTCCACGCGGTTACATCGCGCAACGCCGGTTTTTCGACGGTAAGCGTCGGGACGCTAAACGAGCTGACCCTGATTCTGCTGGTGCCGTTCATGATCATCGGGACCGCCTCGGCGTCGATGGGGGCGGGGCTGAAAATCAACACCGTCGGAGTCCTGTTCGCGACCGCCATGTCGCGCCTGCGGGGACTACGGCAGACCGAAATCTTCGGGCGCAGCATCCCGGTCGACAGGGTCTACGTCAGCGTGACCCTGCTGGTGCTGTTTCTAGCAATGGAGCTGATAACGCTGTTGGTTGTCCATGCCACGTACTCGAATCCGGAGATGGTCAATTCGTTGTTCGATTCGGTCTCGGCGGTAAGCGACATTGGACTCTCGACCGGCGTACCTTCGCAACTCAACCCCGGCGGCAAATTCTTTATGTGCCTGATCATGTTCATCGCCCGGCTCGGACCGCTGACCATCGTGCTGGCATTGCTGAGTCCGCGCATGGTGGGCGTGGGCGTCCGGATGCCGGCCGAATCGCTGCGGGTGGGTTAGAGCGATTGACCGGGCACGGTGTCTTCGCCCAGCGCCAGCCAGTAGGCTGCGGGTCGGCCGATGCCGGTCGCGATCGCGGACGGGAGCAGGAACGCACGCCGCGCCAGCAGGAGCGCCAGGGCCGCCACGCTGCCGGCCGTGACCGGAGGAGCGGCGCCGGCCAGTGGAGCGAAAGCTATCGTCCCGATGACCATGATCAATACGGCGAACCCCGGCTTGCGTGCTATCAATCCCGAACCGTAGCCGCAAACCGCCCCTAAGACGTACAGGCCCGTACCCTCGAAAAACCCGAACGCCACATACATACCGGCCAGCACCGCAACACCCCGGCCGGCGGTGGAAAACCCGAGCCATATTGGCCAGCAGTGCCCAAGAAAC from Chloroflexota bacterium carries:
- the dgoD gene encoding galactonate dehydratase: MQITDVRAVPVYHAERGRNFNFVVVETDAGITGVGESGITGKELAIAGCLEHFRDVLVGQDPRRIEHLWQRLFRGGFFKAGQIVSATVSAIDIALWDILGKSLGVPVYQLLGGKCRERVVAYAHVNGDTPEAVADDARRAVGEGYKFVRISTTDASNGIFEPRHIVRQTQSWAEAVRSAIGPDIELCVDFHTRLDPHDSVRLADRLSGLDLFFIEDPARSENPDAYAHVRRHTNIPIAGGEELASKWEFKPLIERDLIDYVRVDLCIAGGISEARKIAGWAETHYQYLAPHNPLGPVSAAACVHLCLASPLVGVQEMPRLPGELSEVFPAQVGFEDGYLSVSDAPGLGIEIDLEAAARHPFRMRRNPEYRRADGAVTNW
- a CDS encoding glycerol-3-phosphate acyltransferase; amino-acid sequence: MRPAAGAVDGAPGGLLSVEIAAFLCGYLVGAIPFAHLVGRWRKRDLRRLGTGNLGASNAYRQVGKLWGALVLLLDLLKALVPMLALHYFWDSEWGPVLWAVGAFLGHCWPIWLGFSTAGRGVAVLAGMYVAFGFFEGTGLYVLGAVCGYGSGLIARKPGFAVLIMVIGTIAFAPLAGAAPPVTAGSVAALALLLARRAFLLPSAIATGIGRPAAYWLALGEDTVPGQSL